One segment of Streptomyces sp. XD-27 DNA contains the following:
- a CDS encoding phosphopantetheine-binding protein, translating into MEAEARAATPSVPVSLVREISALWGEYLDSREVGADDDFFTIGGNSLIGIKIIDRVAQDYGVELSVRDFYLAQTPARVAELIEQGRAQP; encoded by the coding sequence ATGGAGGCAGAAGCGCGAGCCGCGACTCCGAGTGTGCCCGTTTCACTCGTACGGGAGATCTCGGCGCTATGGGGGGAATACCTCGACTCTCGCGAAGTCGGGGCGGACGACGACTTCTTCACGATCGGCGGAAATTCGCTGATCGGGATCAAGATCATCGATCGGGTGGCCCAGGACTACGGCGTCGAGCTGTCCGTGCGCGACTTCTACCTGGCACAGACACCGGCCCGGGTCGCCGAGCTCATCGAGCAGGGGAGGGCACAGCCGTGA
- a CDS encoding ATP-binding cassette domain-containing protein, with protein sequence MRSSAIAVSGLRKAYGDKVVLDGIDFEVPEGSVFSMLGPNGAGKTTTVNILATLLKADAGTVRVAGHDVATATKQVRGAIGVTGQFAAVDALLTGRENLRLMADLKRVPSGEQTVTQLLERFGLMESADKMAATYSGGMNRKLDLAMTLVGNPQIIFLDEPTTGLDPRSRRTMWGIVRDLVAGGTTIFLTTQYLEEADELADRIVVLDDGRLVAEGTPEELKRQAPGTHVRLRLADLDDLDTAARILPGATRDDQELTLRVPSNGDAKSLRALLDRLDEHAVNALEFSVHTPDLDDVFLALTGRASTKEEAK encoded by the coding sequence ATGAGAAGTTCCGCGATCGCAGTCTCTGGACTGCGCAAGGCATATGGCGACAAAGTCGTGCTCGACGGCATCGACTTCGAGGTCCCCGAGGGGTCGGTGTTCTCCATGCTCGGCCCCAACGGGGCGGGCAAGACGACGACGGTGAACATCCTGGCGACGTTGCTGAAGGCCGACGCCGGCACGGTGCGCGTCGCCGGGCACGACGTGGCGACCGCGACCAAGCAGGTGCGCGGCGCCATCGGCGTGACCGGTCAGTTCGCCGCAGTGGACGCCCTGCTGACGGGCCGGGAGAACCTGCGGCTGATGGCCGACCTGAAGCGCGTACCGTCCGGCGAGCAGACGGTCACGCAACTGCTTGAACGGTTCGGCCTGATGGAGTCCGCGGACAAGATGGCGGCGACCTACTCCGGCGGCATGAACCGGAAGCTGGACCTGGCGATGACCCTGGTCGGCAACCCCCAGATCATCTTCCTGGACGAGCCGACCACGGGCCTCGACCCCCGCAGCAGGCGCACCATGTGGGGGATCGTCCGCGATCTGGTCGCAGGCGGCACCACCATCTTCCTCACCACCCAGTACCTGGAGGAGGCCGACGAGCTCGCCGACCGGATCGTGGTCCTCGACGACGGCCGCCTGGTCGCCGAGGGCACCCCCGAGGAACTCAAGCGCCAGGCCCCTGGCACCCACGTCCGGCTCAGGCTCGCCGACCTCGACGACCTCGACACGGCGGCGCGGATCCTGCCCGGCGCCACCAGGGACGACCAGGAACTGACCCTGCGGGTGCCAAGCAACGGCGACGCGAAGTCGCTGCGGGCCCTGCTCGACCGGCTCGACGAGCACGCGGTCAACGCCCTGGAGTTCTCCGTGCACACACCGGACCTCGACGACGTCTTCCTCGCCCTGACCGGGCGCGCGAGCACGAAGGAGGAGGCGAAGTGA
- a CDS encoding BTAD domain-containing putative transcriptional regulator, which produces MQIGMLGQFEVRTDDGALVDMPGARLRGLLIALALRTGHAVPKASLVDWIWGEHPPSDATNALQRLVSRLRKALPYGVIEGQTDGYRLTLGPDAVDAVRFERLVAAGRTHAEDSPRRARVLGEALGLWRGAAMQDVGLHDSADFDAAVGRLEALRLTATEERIDAEIALGRGAEMVAELTDLVAAHPVRERFVAALMRALVAAGRDSEALLVYQRAREALADALGADPSPELEALHVALLRGELGQGLRRRETGARTNLRAELTTFVGRDADVTAVRALVAEHRLTTVIGPAGSGKTRLATETARTLLGDLPDGVRQVELAAVRANGGVADVAQSTLAGLGLRDSLLGGAPNAELIDRLVVAMRERDVLLILDNCEHVIESAAVFAHRMLGECQRLRILATSREPLGITGEALWPVKPLAVPAVDAGPEEIQASPAVRLLRDRAGAVRRDLGSDAHTLATTARICRVLDGIPLAIELAAARLRTMSVDQLANRLDNRFRLLTSGSRTALPRHKTLRASVDWSWELLSGAERTVLRRLSVFSDGASLEAAERVCGGDAVEPEQVLELLTALTEKSLLLAEGGGAPRYRMIGTIKEYARHRLAETGETNRARHAHLAYFTELTEVAEPHLRRAEQLDWLATLETEHDNIGAAMRGALAAGEAQAAMRLAASAGWYWWLSGHKTEGIELLTAATRTSGEVTDEARAMVYALIAMFLSSGPGGDEHQAAEWIHKTHRFSQRSRRSHPVLGFVAPLERMLQAPDAFLPAFEPLLDDEDPWVRAMARLHLGKMRIMLGRDGRDADAYLERALIEFRALGERFGISFALTELADRIAVRGEFVAACEHYEQAIEVVTEVGAAEDIMRMRSRQAQMYWLLGDKDAGAAAMAEARRSARRVTWPDALAELALSEAELARWDGRTEEAHRQLGVAKALLGDEAERAIIRARTHDLLGYLTDDLGESRAHRAAAYQAASEGGHAPLIAHVLVGVADLALRRDEHEQAARLLAASAGVRGLQDRSHPDVARIEQTARRRLGDARFAEAAREGAEANWCQLAEVTLAS; this is translated from the coding sequence GTGCAGATCGGGATGCTGGGGCAGTTTGAAGTCCGCACAGATGACGGCGCCTTGGTCGACATGCCGGGTGCGCGACTACGCGGACTACTGATAGCCCTCGCCCTCAGAACGGGCCACGCGGTCCCGAAAGCGTCGCTCGTCGACTGGATCTGGGGCGAGCACCCGCCTTCCGACGCGACAAACGCCCTGCAGCGCCTGGTTTCGCGGCTGCGCAAGGCACTGCCGTACGGGGTGATCGAGGGGCAGACGGACGGCTACCGGTTGACACTGGGGCCCGATGCCGTCGACGCCGTGCGGTTCGAACGCCTCGTCGCCGCGGGCCGGACCCACGCCGAGGACAGTCCCCGACGGGCGCGGGTGCTCGGCGAGGCCCTCGGGCTGTGGCGCGGCGCGGCCATGCAGGACGTCGGCCTGCACGACAGTGCCGACTTCGACGCCGCGGTCGGCCGCCTCGAGGCCTTGCGCCTGACCGCCACGGAAGAGCGGATCGACGCGGAGATCGCACTCGGGCGCGGTGCGGAGATGGTCGCGGAGCTGACCGACCTGGTGGCCGCGCACCCGGTACGGGAACGGTTCGTCGCCGCGCTGATGCGCGCCCTCGTCGCGGCCGGCCGGGACAGCGAGGCCCTGCTGGTCTACCAGCGCGCGAGGGAGGCCCTGGCCGACGCGCTGGGCGCCGACCCCTCCCCCGAGCTGGAGGCGCTGCACGTCGCGCTGTTGCGGGGTGAGCTGGGGCAGGGCCTGCGGCGCAGGGAAACGGGCGCGAGGACCAACCTGCGCGCGGAGCTGACCACCTTCGTCGGCAGGGACGCCGATGTCACCGCGGTCCGTGCGCTCGTCGCCGAGCACCGGCTCACCACCGTGATCGGTCCGGCCGGCTCGGGGAAGACCAGGCTGGCCACGGAGACCGCGCGCACGCTGCTCGGCGACCTGCCGGACGGGGTCCGGCAGGTGGAACTCGCCGCCGTCCGCGCGAACGGCGGCGTGGCCGACGTGGCGCAGTCCACGCTCGCCGGTCTCGGCCTGCGGGACTCCCTGCTCGGCGGAGCCCCGAACGCGGAGCTGATCGACCGGCTCGTCGTCGCGATGCGCGAGCGGGATGTGCTGCTGATCCTGGACAACTGCGAGCACGTCATCGAGTCAGCGGCGGTGTTCGCCCACCGGATGCTCGGGGAGTGCCAGCGGCTGCGGATCCTGGCGACGAGCCGGGAGCCGCTCGGCATCACCGGGGAGGCGCTGTGGCCGGTCAAGCCGCTGGCCGTGCCGGCGGTCGACGCGGGCCCGGAGGAGATCCAGGCCTCACCCGCCGTCCGGTTGCTGCGGGACCGGGCCGGGGCGGTGCGCCGGGATCTCGGGTCCGACGCGCACACGCTGGCGACCACGGCGCGGATCTGCCGGGTCCTCGACGGGATTCCCCTGGCGATCGAACTGGCCGCGGCCCGGCTGCGCACCATGTCCGTCGACCAGCTCGCCAACCGGCTCGACAACCGGTTCCGCCTGCTGACCAGTGGCAGCCGGACCGCGCTGCCGCGCCACAAGACGCTGCGCGCCTCGGTCGACTGGAGCTGGGAGCTGCTCAGCGGCGCCGAGCGGACGGTGCTGCGCAGGCTCTCGGTGTTCTCCGACGGGGCGAGCCTGGAGGCGGCCGAGCGGGTGTGCGGGGGTGATGCGGTCGAGCCCGAGCAGGTCCTCGAACTGCTCACCGCGCTGACCGAGAAGTCGCTGCTGCTCGCCGAGGGCGGCGGCGCTCCCCGCTACCGCATGATCGGCACGATCAAGGAGTACGCCCGGCACCGGCTCGCCGAGACGGGGGAGACAAACCGGGCGCGCCACGCACACCTGGCCTACTTCACCGAGCTGACCGAGGTCGCCGAGCCGCACCTGCGCCGCGCCGAGCAACTGGACTGGCTGGCCACGCTCGAGACGGAGCACGACAACATCGGTGCGGCCATGCGCGGCGCGCTGGCGGCGGGCGAGGCGCAGGCGGCGATGCGGCTCGCGGCGAGCGCGGGCTGGTACTGGTGGCTCAGCGGCCACAAGACCGAGGGCATCGAGCTGCTCACCGCGGCCACCAGGACGTCCGGCGAGGTGACGGACGAGGCCCGCGCCATGGTGTACGCCCTCATCGCGATGTTCCTGAGTTCCGGTCCTGGCGGTGACGAGCACCAGGCCGCGGAGTGGATTCACAAGACGCACCGGTTCAGCCAGCGCAGTCGGCGCAGCCATCCGGTGCTGGGGTTCGTCGCCCCCTTGGAGCGCATGCTGCAGGCGCCCGACGCGTTCCTGCCCGCGTTCGAGCCGCTGCTCGACGACGAGGACCCCTGGGTGCGCGCGATGGCCCGGCTGCACCTGGGCAAGATGCGGATCATGCTCGGCCGGGACGGGCGGGACGCGGACGCCTATCTGGAGCGGGCGCTCATCGAGTTCCGGGCGCTCGGGGAGCGGTTCGGGATCTCGTTCGCCCTGACCGAGCTGGCGGACCGGATCGCCGTGCGCGGCGAGTTCGTCGCCGCGTGCGAGCACTACGAGCAGGCGATCGAGGTCGTCACCGAAGTGGGTGCCGCGGAGGACATCATGCGGATGCGGTCGCGGCAGGCGCAGATGTACTGGCTGCTTGGCGACAAGGACGCCGGCGCGGCCGCCATGGCCGAGGCGCGGCGGAGCGCGCGGCGCGTCACCTGGCCGGACGCGCTGGCCGAGCTGGCCCTCTCGGAGGCGGAACTCGCCCGGTGGGACGGCAGGACCGAGGAGGCCCACCGGCAACTCGGCGTCGCGAAGGCCCTGCTGGGCGACGAGGCGGAGCGGGCGATCATTCGGGCGAGGACCCACGACCTGCTCGGCTACCTCACCGATGACCTCGGCGAGTCCCGGGCGCACCGAGCGGCGGCCTACCAGGCGGCGTCCGAGGGGGGACACGCGCCGTTGATCGCGCACGTGCTCGTCGGGGTCGCGGATCTGGCGCTGCGCCGCGACGAGCACGAGCAGGCCGCGCGGCTGCTCGCGGCGAGCGCGGGGGTGCGCGGGCTGCAGGACCGCTCCCACCCGGACGTGGCCCGGATCGAGCAGACCGCGCGCCGCCGCCTCGGCGACGCGCGGTTCGCCGAGGCGGCTCGGGAGGGGGCGGAGGCCAACTGGTGTCAGTTGGCCGAGGTCACGCTCGCTTCTTGA
- a CDS encoding cytochrome P450: MRLTPGPARDIDLDRVDLFDLDLYSYGDPHPIWDVMREKAPLHHQVLPDGREFWSVTRYEDVCRVLGDHREFTSERGTTPTHVGVDDPAAGVLLTSTDPPRHTEVRRPIGAKLTARAVKSWEDSIRRTIVRFLEPALDGETFDLAEKALLLPAMVTGPLLGIPEKDWAELVQLTAMVTAPSDPHFKQGSEAATLAISHHELLTYVKEWVKTRRADGREDDSLLHHLMSVRPGGAPLTDEEIALDGYSILLGANVTTPHTVSGTVQALIERPEQFAKAQADPTLVPNLVEEGLRWTSAACNFMRYAVDDVQIGGGTIPARAAVVAWIGSANRDESQFPDPHQFDITRDGAKRQVAFGFGPHFCIGAPLARLTLRVFFEELLQRFASIELAGEPQHLRSYFIAGMTHLPIVAQKRQTP, encoded by the coding sequence GTGAGGCTGACGCCGGGCCCCGCACGGGACATCGACCTCGACCGCGTCGACCTGTTCGACCTGGACCTCTACTCCTACGGCGATCCGCACCCGATCTGGGACGTGATGCGGGAGAAGGCTCCCCTGCACCACCAAGTCCTCCCGGACGGCCGGGAGTTCTGGTCCGTGACCCGGTACGAGGACGTGTGCCGGGTGCTCGGCGACCACCGGGAGTTCACCTCGGAGCGCGGCACCACGCCCACCCACGTCGGGGTGGACGACCCTGCGGCGGGCGTGCTCCTCACGTCCACCGACCCGCCACGGCACACCGAGGTCCGCAGGCCGATCGGCGCCAAGCTCACCGCGCGGGCGGTGAAGTCCTGGGAGGACTCGATCCGGCGGACGATCGTGCGCTTCCTCGAACCGGCGCTCGACGGTGAGACCTTCGACCTGGCCGAGAAGGCGCTGCTCCTCCCGGCGATGGTCACGGGCCCGCTCCTCGGAATCCCGGAGAAGGACTGGGCGGAACTCGTCCAGCTCACCGCGATGGTGACGGCTCCCTCGGACCCGCACTTCAAGCAGGGCAGCGAGGCCGCGACCCTGGCCATCTCCCACCACGAGCTCCTCACCTACGTCAAGGAGTGGGTCAAGACGCGGCGGGCGGACGGTCGCGAGGACGACAGCCTGCTCCACCACCTCATGAGCGTCCGCCCGGGTGGCGCGCCGCTGACCGACGAGGAGATCGCCCTCGACGGCTACAGCATTCTCCTGGGCGCCAACGTGACGACGCCGCACACGGTCTCGGGCACGGTGCAGGCGCTCATCGAGCGGCCCGAGCAGTTCGCCAAGGCGCAGGCCGACCCGACGCTGGTCCCGAACCTGGTCGAGGAAGGGCTGCGCTGGACATCGGCCGCTTGTAACTTCATGCGGTACGCGGTGGACGACGTCCAGATCGGCGGGGGCACGATCCCGGCCCGTGCGGCGGTCGTCGCGTGGATCGGGTCGGCCAACCGGGACGAGTCCCAGTTCCCCGATCCGCACCAGTTCGACATCACGCGGGACGGCGCCAAGCGCCAGGTCGCGTTCGGGTTCGGGCCGCACTTCTGCATCGGGGCGCCGCTGGCCCGGCTGACCCTGCGCGTCTTCTTCGAGGAACTGCTCCAGCGGTTCGCATCGATCGAGCTCGCCGGCGAACCGCAGCACCTGCGGTCGTACTTCATCGCCGGGATGACCCACCTCCCCATCGTCGCCCAGAAACGACAGACGCCATGA
- a CDS encoding ABC transporter permease → MSSLSTALADSSIMLRRNLKHTLRNPITVFNALLIPILVMLMFVKVFGGAFSVGDDYVDYATPGMLVMGISYGLGATATAVNDDMTKGIINRFKAMDVSRGAVLTGQVVVTTLRCMVADAAIIGVAFAMGFNPTASAMDWLGVFGLILLVTVATSWLTVAVGLAAKTAESAGLAAVPLILLPFLSSAFVPAETMGAGARQFAEYQPFTPIIETLRGLLVEDGPSRGDAIAAVSWCVGLALLGYMWALATFKKRA, encoded by the coding sequence GTGAGCTCCCTGTCCACGGCGTTGGCCGATTCGTCGATCATGCTGCGCCGCAATCTGAAGCACACCCTGCGGAACCCGATCACGGTGTTCAACGCGCTGCTCATCCCGATCCTGGTCATGCTGATGTTCGTCAAGGTCTTCGGCGGCGCCTTCAGCGTCGGTGACGACTACGTCGACTACGCGACACCGGGGATGCTCGTGATGGGCATCAGCTACGGGCTCGGCGCCACCGCGACGGCCGTGAACGACGACATGACCAAGGGCATCATCAACCGGTTCAAGGCGATGGACGTCTCCCGCGGCGCCGTGCTGACCGGCCAGGTCGTCGTCACCACGCTGCGCTGCATGGTGGCCGACGCCGCCATCATCGGGGTGGCCTTCGCGATGGGATTCAACCCGACCGCGAGCGCCATGGACTGGCTCGGCGTGTTCGGTCTCATCCTGCTGGTCACCGTCGCGACCAGTTGGCTCACCGTCGCGGTGGGGCTGGCCGCGAAGACCGCCGAGTCGGCCGGCCTCGCCGCCGTGCCGCTGATCCTGCTGCCCTTCCTGAGCAGCGCGTTCGTGCCCGCGGAGACGATGGGGGCCGGCGCGCGGCAGTTCGCGGAGTACCAGCCCTTCACCCCGATCATCGAGACGCTGCGCGGGCTGCTGGTGGAGGACGGCCCGTCCAGGGGCGACGCGATCGCGGCCGTCTCCTGGTGCGTCGGGCTCGCCCTCCTCGGCTACATGTGGGCGCTCGCCACGTTCAAGAAGCGAGCGTGA
- a CDS encoding thioesterase II family protein — MKASGGPTENGDQTTLLCVPFAGAGASFFHPWRALAADRWRVVAFELPGRERRMLETPYRNVVEAARSEVDGIAETLGEGARVVLFGHSLGAVLAYELVHLLTKRDVHVERLVVSGSPGPWTQRERRAAGLPDDEFLARVEEFAGFRHEALDHPEMRELILPVLQADCEMHENYLPSTDEPVSVPICSLRGDSDGLVTAEEARQWRSATTSAFSYAELAGDHMYLVDQGREVLDVIEAESARAR, encoded by the coding sequence GTGAAGGCATCCGGCGGGCCGACGGAGAACGGGGACCAGACCACGCTGCTGTGCGTGCCGTTCGCGGGAGCGGGAGCTTCGTTCTTCCACCCGTGGCGGGCGTTGGCCGCCGACCGGTGGCGCGTGGTCGCCTTCGAGCTGCCCGGCAGGGAACGGCGGATGCTGGAGACGCCGTACCGCAATGTCGTCGAGGCCGCCAGGAGCGAGGTCGACGGCATTGCCGAGACGCTCGGCGAGGGCGCACGGGTGGTGCTGTTCGGACACAGCCTGGGCGCGGTGCTCGCGTACGAGCTCGTGCACCTGCTGACCAAGCGCGACGTGCACGTCGAGCGCTTGGTCGTCAGCGGTTCACCGGGGCCGTGGACGCAACGGGAGCGGCGCGCCGCGGGGCTCCCCGACGACGAGTTCCTCGCCCGCGTCGAGGAGTTCGCGGGGTTTCGGCACGAGGCCCTCGACCACCCGGAGATGCGCGAGCTGATCCTCCCCGTGCTGCAGGCCGACTGCGAGATGCACGAGAACTACCTGCCCAGCACCGACGAACCGGTGTCGGTGCCGATCTGCTCACTGCGGGGCGACTCCGACGGCCTGGTCACGGCGGAAGAGGCGCGGCAGTGGCGGTCCGCGACCACCAGCGCGTTCAGCTACGCGGAGCTGGCGGGCGATCACATGTACCTGGTCGACCAGGGCCGGGAGGTCCTTGACGTGATCGAGGCCGAGTCCGCCCGGGCCCGCTAA
- a CDS encoding amino acid adenylation domain-containing protein — MIPLSFAQRRMWVLHQMEGGSENWNMPAAFRLTGSLDLTALAAAIRDVVDRHEILRTVYATNDDGELHQRILPTAEATPEVPVIDVAPEDVSSAVDEAIAYRFDLAAEIPVRVRLFRCSPEEHVLVLVIHHIATDGSSGAPLARDLAAAYTARKDGRAPQWEPLPVQYKDYTMWQREVLGDVADPGSLAARQIEYWRGELTGVPQPLNLPLDRPRPAEASGRGATVGLVVDAEVVTGLQRVADERGATMSMVLHAGLAALLCKLGGGQDVTIGSSIAGRTDEALADLVGFFVNTQVLRVDLSDDPSFSDLLAQVRNKALAAYEHQDVPFDMLVESINPVRSPAYQPLFQVMLGLLNYERPELELPGLTLEPEPATTSNSKVDLFFNLVADDSGTLRGDILYATDLFDRETVEAIATRFARVLEQLAADPGMRVGDVDVLLTGERQRLVVEVNDTAEPTLEQGLVAALRERAQATPEALAVIGEDESVTYRELDARSNRLAHWLVDRGVRAESRVAVCLPRTVNLVVALLAVLKAGGAVVPIDPNHPRSRIDRVIEHAEPVLVLDTDALAGADPSGYPDAAPEVVVRPENTQYVSYTSQSAGKPEGVAVPRGAVANYLATAGRRLPLSATDRMLFATTVELDAANTELYLPLIAGATVVVAGAESVEDLPAVAELMRRHEVTVVQATPHFWQSLALREPHAANGLRIVIGGEAVPARLARILAKQAAEVIHVYGPAETTTWSTDARVRVGAGVPIGSPAGNTRVYVLDSRLRPVPRGVPGELYIAGAGVARGYQGRPELTAERFVACPFGAADGGRGERMYRTGDLVRWDGNGQLEYVERTDRQARVRGFRVDLAEIERVLAGHPGVARAAVVQREHRDGGQRIVGYVLPEPDAAAAEAGGQALLAQLPAYLSGHLPRHMVPDTVIPLAEFPLTPDGRLDREALPSEDTSTAASREPRNSHEERMCALFAELLECESVGIDDDFFELGGHSLLATRLSARIRSEFNIDMPLRTIIKYPTVAELAALLLVAATEELSDPFGVVLELNSDPGTGKLPLWFMHGGGGLGWAFFSFVLHAQDRPAYALQSRGWDGVEPQAASVEEMVEDYVDQMVKMQPEGPFHLVGWSYGGTVVQAVAEAVDRRGREVAFVAILDSQPGGDYFKEIHEGRTVADYRTELEEHFGQYFGTENRQQLVDSMSRILANNAAIMSKFQSPVYRGDVLFFNATLEENSYAHLWRPYVLGSIEVHDVRAVHHELHMPGPVAEIMEVINRKLAA, encoded by the coding sequence ATGATTCCGCTTTCTTTCGCGCAACGCCGCATGTGGGTTCTGCACCAGATGGAGGGCGGGTCGGAGAACTGGAACATGCCGGCGGCCTTTCGGCTGACCGGTTCCCTGGACCTGACCGCCCTCGCCGCAGCGATCCGCGACGTGGTCGACCGGCACGAGATCCTGCGCACCGTCTACGCCACGAACGACGACGGTGAGCTGCACCAGCGCATCCTCCCCACAGCGGAGGCCACGCCGGAGGTGCCGGTCATCGACGTCGCGCCCGAAGACGTGTCGAGCGCGGTCGACGAGGCCATCGCCTACCGCTTCGACCTGGCGGCCGAGATCCCGGTGCGCGTACGCCTGTTCCGCTGCTCACCCGAAGAACACGTACTCGTCCTGGTCATCCACCACATCGCCACCGACGGCAGCTCGGGCGCGCCTCTTGCCCGGGACCTGGCCGCGGCCTACACCGCCCGCAAGGACGGCCGGGCCCCGCAGTGGGAGCCGCTGCCGGTGCAGTACAAGGACTACACGATGTGGCAGCGCGAGGTGCTCGGCGACGTCGCGGACCCGGGCAGCCTCGCCGCGCGGCAGATCGAGTACTGGCGCGGGGAACTGACCGGGGTGCCGCAGCCCCTGAACCTGCCCCTCGACCGCCCGCGGCCCGCGGAGGCGAGCGGGCGCGGCGCCACGGTCGGCCTCGTGGTCGACGCGGAGGTCGTGACAGGCCTGCAGCGGGTGGCCGACGAGCGCGGGGCGACCATGTCGATGGTCCTGCACGCCGGGCTCGCGGCGCTGCTGTGCAAGCTGGGCGGCGGGCAGGACGTGACGATCGGCAGCTCGATCGCCGGGCGGACCGACGAGGCTCTCGCCGACCTGGTCGGGTTCTTCGTCAACACCCAGGTGCTGCGCGTGGACCTCTCCGACGACCCCTCGTTCAGCGATCTGCTCGCCCAGGTGCGGAACAAGGCCCTCGCGGCCTACGAGCACCAGGACGTCCCGTTCGACATGCTGGTCGAGTCGATCAACCCCGTGCGCTCCCCCGCGTACCAGCCGCTCTTCCAGGTGATGCTCGGCCTGCTCAACTACGAGCGGCCGGAGCTGGAACTCCCCGGACTCACCTTGGAGCCCGAGCCGGCCACCACGTCGAACTCCAAGGTCGACCTGTTCTTCAACCTGGTCGCGGACGACTCGGGGACGCTGCGGGGCGACATCCTGTACGCGACCGACCTGTTCGACCGCGAGACCGTCGAGGCCATCGCCACCCGGTTCGCCCGTGTCCTTGAGCAGTTGGCCGCCGACCCGGGCATGCGTGTCGGGGACGTCGACGTACTCCTTACGGGCGAGCGGCAGCGCCTTGTGGTGGAGGTGAACGACACCGCCGAGCCGACCCTGGAGCAAGGCCTGGTCGCGGCGCTGCGCGAGCGGGCACAGGCGACGCCGGAGGCACTCGCCGTCATCGGCGAGGACGAGTCGGTCACCTACCGGGAGCTGGACGCGCGGTCGAACAGGCTGGCGCACTGGCTGGTCGACCGCGGCGTGCGGGCGGAGTCGCGGGTCGCCGTGTGCCTGCCCCGGACGGTGAACCTGGTGGTGGCGCTGCTCGCGGTCCTAAAGGCCGGTGGAGCGGTCGTCCCGATCGATCCGAACCACCCGCGATCCCGTATCGACCGCGTCATCGAGCACGCGGAGCCGGTGCTCGTGCTGGACACCGACGCGCTGGCGGGCGCGGACCCGTCGGGTTACCCGGACGCGGCACCGGAGGTCGTCGTCCGGCCCGAGAACACCCAGTACGTGAGCTACACGTCCCAGTCGGCGGGGAAGCCGGAGGGCGTGGCGGTCCCGCGCGGCGCGGTGGCCAACTACCTGGCCACGGCGGGGCGTCGGCTGCCCCTTTCGGCCACGGACCGGATGCTGTTCGCCACCACCGTGGAGCTCGACGCGGCCAACACCGAGCTGTACCTGCCGCTCATCGCCGGTGCGACCGTGGTGGTGGCGGGCGCGGAGAGCGTCGAGGACCTGCCGGCCGTGGCGGAGCTGATGCGCCGCCACGAGGTCACCGTCGTGCAGGCCACGCCCCACTTCTGGCAGAGCCTGGCGCTGCGCGAGCCGCACGCCGCGAACGGTCTGCGGATCGTCATCGGCGGGGAGGCCGTACCGGCACGCCTGGCCAGGATCCTGGCGAAGCAGGCCGCCGAAGTGATCCACGTGTACGGCCCGGCCGAGACGACGACGTGGTCCACCGACGCCCGCGTGCGGGTGGGAGCGGGGGTGCCGATCGGGTCACCCGCCGGGAACACCCGGGTGTACGTCCTCGACTCGCGCCTGCGCCCGGTCCCGCGCGGAGTGCCGGGTGAGCTGTACATCGCCGGTGCCGGGGTGGCCCGCGGGTACCAGGGCCGACCGGAGCTGACCGCGGAGCGGTTCGTGGCCTGTCCGTTCGGCGCCGCCGACGGCGGCCGCGGCGAGCGGATGTACCGCACCGGAGACCTGGTGCGCTGGGACGGCAACGGCCAGTTGGAGTACGTCGAGCGCACCGACCGCCAGGCACGGGTCCGGGGCTTCCGGGTCGACCTGGCGGAGATCGAGCGCGTGCTGGCCGGACACCCGGGCGTGGCGCGGGCGGCGGTCGTCCAGCGGGAGCACCGGGACGGCGGCCAGCGCATCGTGGGCTACGTGCTGCCCGAGCCCGACGCCGCCGCGGCCGAAGCCGGTGGCCAGGCGCTGCTCGCCCAACTGCCCGCGTACCTGAGCGGGCACCTCCCGCGCCACATGGTGCCCGACACGGTCATACCGCTCGCCGAGTTCCCGCTGACTCCGGACGGAAGGCTCGACCGGGAAGCACTGCCGTCCGAGGACACGAGCACAGCGGCCAGCCGGGAGCCGCGCAACTCCCACGAAGAGAGGATGTGCGCCCTCTTCGCCGAGTTGCTCGAGTGCGAGAGCGTCGGCATCGACGACGACTTCTTCGAACTCGGCGGGCACTCGCTCCTGGCCACCCGGCTCAGCGCCCGCATCCGCAGCGAGTTCAACATCGACATGCCCCTGCGGACGATCATCAAGTACCCCACGGTGGCCGAACTGGCCGCGCTGCTGCTCGTCGCCGCCACCGAGGAACTCTCCGACCCGTTCGGCGTCGTCCTGGAGCTGAACAGCGATCCCGGTACGGGCAAGCTGCCGCTGTGGTTCATGCACGGGGGCGGCGGCCTCGGCTGGGCGTTCTTCAGCTTCGTCCTGCACGCGCAGGACCGCCCGGCCTACGCCCTGCAGTCCCGCGGCTGGGACGGCGTGGAACCGCAGGCGGCATCGGTGGAGGAGATGGTCGAGGACTACGTCGACCAGATGGTGAAGATGCAGCCGGAAGGGCCCTTCCACCTGGTCGGCTGGTCCTACGGCGGGACCGTCGTGCAGGCCGTCGCGGAGGCCGTCGACCGGCGCGGGCGCGAGGTCGCCTTCGTGGCCATCCTGGACTCCCAGCCCGGCGGTGACTACTTCAAGGAGATACACGAGGGCCGGACGGTGGCGGACTACCGCACGGAACTCGAAGAGCACTTCGGCCAGTACTTCGGCACCGAGAACCGGCAGCAGCTCGTGGACAGCATGTCGAGGATCCTCGCCAACAACGCGGCGATCATGTCGAAGTTCCAATCGCCGGTCTACCGCGGTGACGTGCTGTTCTTCAACGCGACGCTGGAGGAGAACTCCTACGCGCACCTGTGGCGGCCCTACGTGCTCGGCTCCATCGAGGTGCACGACGTGCGCGCCGTCCACCACGAACTGCACATGCCAGGCCCCGTGGCCGAAATCATGGAAGTCATCAACCGCAAGCTGGCGGCATGA